One region of Ignavibacteriota bacterium genomic DNA includes:
- a CDS encoding YjbQ family protein: MKFQTEYLWFSTKKKREYINITGEVEQAVAKSGIKEGMVLVSAMHITAGVYINDAEDGLIQDIDEWLEKLAPFNANYHHHRTGETNGDAHLKSLLVHHEVIVPVTNGKLDFGPWQQIYYAEFDGQRKKRVIIKVMGE; this comes from the coding sequence ATGAAATTTCAGACAGAATATCTTTGGTTTTCAACAAAGAAAAAGAGAGAGTACATCAACATCACCGGCGAAGTTGAGCAAGCGGTTGCCAAAAGCGGCATCAAGGAAGGGATGGTTCTCGTTTCGGCGATGCACATTACGGCGGGTGTTTATATCAACGATGCGGAAGACGGACTGATTCAGGATATTGACGAGTGGCTGGAAAAACTCGCTCCGTTCAATGCCAATTACCATCACCACAGAACGGGGGAGACAAACGGCGACGCACATTTGAAAAGTCTCCTCGTTCATCATGAAGTGATTGTTCCGGTCACGAACGGCAAATTAGATTTCGGTCCGTGGCAACAAATCTATTACGCTGAGTTCGATGGGCAACGAAAAAAACGTGTCATTATTAAAGTTATGGGTGAATAG